In one Microbacterium invictum genomic region, the following are encoded:
- a CDS encoding LacI family DNA-binding transcriptional regulator — MIERRVTLRDVAQRTGVSVTTISKVLNGGGDVSPQTRALVEEHLDRSGYRRRLPQVGTGYIQIVVPGLTGDWVFGIVSGVHDAAARAGHGVAVVVNDDRDGGDPGWVDEALRRSAVAVVVLVDAVPEAARARLRARGIPFLLIDPSGDPTPDVPAVSSANWSGGLEAARHLLGLGHRRIAALTGPATSLPAIARVDGFRAAMTSAGVAVREDWVRFGGFTAESGEREARALLADPDDRPTAIFAGSDMQAVGVLDAAAAAGVAVPRDLSVVGFDDLTLSRYVRPRLTTIRQPLREMAAQATKTVLELVDHPNLERPRIELSTRLVVRESTAQPSR, encoded by the coding sequence ATGATCGAGCGCAGGGTGACCCTCCGCGACGTCGCGCAGCGCACCGGGGTCTCGGTCACGACCATCTCGAAGGTGCTGAACGGCGGGGGTGACGTCTCTCCTCAGACGCGGGCCCTCGTCGAAGAGCATCTCGACCGCAGCGGCTATCGGCGACGCCTTCCTCAGGTCGGCACCGGCTACATCCAGATCGTCGTTCCCGGCCTCACGGGCGACTGGGTCTTCGGAATCGTCTCGGGTGTCCACGACGCCGCCGCGCGTGCGGGTCACGGGGTGGCGGTGGTGGTGAACGACGATCGCGACGGCGGTGACCCCGGCTGGGTCGACGAGGCCCTTCGTCGCAGCGCGGTCGCCGTCGTCGTGCTCGTGGACGCGGTGCCCGAGGCGGCCCGGGCGCGACTGCGGGCCCGCGGCATCCCGTTCCTCCTCATCGATCCGTCGGGAGACCCGACCCCCGACGTGCCGGCGGTGTCCTCGGCGAACTGGTCGGGAGGTCTCGAGGCCGCCCGGCATCTGCTCGGCCTCGGCCATCGCCGGATCGCCGCGCTGACGGGCCCGGCGACATCGCTTCCCGCCATCGCGCGGGTGGACGGCTTCCGTGCCGCGATGACCTCGGCGGGCGTGGCGGTGCGCGAAGATTGGGTGCGATTCGGCGGCTTCACCGCCGAGTCCGGCGAGCGCGAGGCCCGGGCGCTGCTGGCCGACCCCGATGATCGGCCCACGGCGATCTTCGCAGGCAGCGACATGCAGGCGGTCGGCGTCCTGGATGCCGCCGCCGCCGCAGGTGTCGCGGTGCCCCGGGACCTGTCGGTCGTCGGGTTCGACGACCTGACGCTCTCCCGATACGTCCGGCCCCGGCTGACCACGATCCGGCAGCCGCTGCGCGAGATGGCCGCGCAGGCGACTAAGACCGTCCTCGAACTGGTCGATCACCCGAATCTGGAGCGCCCGCGCATCGAACTGTCGACCCGGCTGGTGGTGCGCGAATCGACCGCGCAGCCCTCTCGGTGA